A single genomic interval of Alteromonas sp. CI.11.F.A3 harbors:
- a CDS encoding LysR family transcriptional regulator yields MKLEQLTMFQSVAELGSLSKASVRLHKTQPAISQSIKQLETTLGITLFNRSAYRLTLTDEGKVLYQQTLRVLDEANSLRNIAHNIASGNETSITLATEATYNLKGIVPILANVQKQFPNTQLILKQEYLTGALEALLQQNATFCLSPLTPDLQQNNQIDRHMLSSGRLVNVASPQLIARHPRLHTSTELINEYQIVVQDSGKGSLNKSWGVQDGQRCWYVNDFATKKMLIESGMGWGKLPGHHIQRSIENGKLVQLQLSDTDNSITFDYYIIKNKKQYLGPVAQTLWEQFKNYTINTLVQ; encoded by the coding sequence ATGAAACTTGAACAATTAACTATGTTTCAATCTGTAGCTGAACTAGGCTCGCTCAGCAAAGCCAGTGTTAGACTACATAAAACCCAACCTGCAATTAGTCAGAGTATTAAGCAATTAGAAACCACGTTGGGCATTACTTTGTTTAATCGGTCAGCCTATCGGTTAACCTTAACAGACGAAGGGAAAGTGCTATATCAACAAACTTTGCGGGTTTTAGATGAAGCCAACTCATTGCGTAATATCGCTCACAATATTGCTTCGGGTAACGAAACCAGTATAACGTTAGCAACCGAGGCAACTTACAATTTAAAAGGTATTGTTCCGATACTCGCCAATGTACAAAAGCAATTCCCTAATACACAATTGATCCTTAAACAGGAATATTTAACTGGTGCACTTGAAGCTCTACTTCAGCAAAATGCCACCTTTTGTTTATCTCCGTTAACGCCAGATCTCCAACAAAACAATCAAATAGATAGGCACATGTTAAGTTCAGGCCGACTCGTTAATGTGGCATCACCGCAACTCATTGCAAGACATCCTAGGTTGCATACAAGTACTGAGTTAATTAACGAGTATCAAATCGTGGTGCAAGATTCAGGGAAAGGTTCACTGAATAAAAGTTGGGGTGTACAAGATGGGCAACGATGTTGGTACGTTAATGACTTCGCGACAAAAAAGATGCTTATTGAAAGCGGCATGGGCTGGGGGAAATTACCCGGACACCACATTCAGAGAAGTATAGAAAATGGCAAGTTGGTACAATTACAACTAAGCGATACCGACAATTCAATAACTTTCGATTATTACATTATCAAAAATAAAAAACAGTATTTGGGCCCGGTTGCACAAACTTTATGGGAGCAATTTAAAAACTATACTATTAACACATTGGTTCAATGA
- a CDS encoding TetR/AcrR family transcriptional regulator, with amino-acid sequence MTSTTRTRSDVKRDAIIQAAKQAFQEFGVNGTSMDKLAELANVSKRTVYNHFSAKEELVMHLIKEQWQSALVDIGAPYNAEILIADQLTDLIMADINFMSDDEHLELARVAIGHFFYEPNRLKDEVAQLQAQEKAIYRWLKAAKKDNRMDFDDIDQVVEELDSLVKGQCFWPQLFKLEDPLTDARKLDIAKSTAALILCRYEVSSQQPA; translated from the coding sequence ATGACTAGTACTACACGTACCCGAAGCGATGTTAAGCGAGATGCCATTATTCAAGCGGCAAAGCAGGCATTTCAAGAGTTTGGCGTAAACGGAACCAGTATGGATAAACTGGCTGAGCTAGCGAACGTGTCTAAAAGAACAGTTTACAACCATTTCTCAGCGAAAGAAGAGTTGGTGATGCATCTCATTAAAGAGCAGTGGCAATCTGCCCTTGTTGATATAGGTGCACCCTATAACGCAGAAATATTAATCGCCGACCAACTCACAGACCTTATTATGGCCGACATAAACTTTATGAGCGATGATGAACACCTAGAGTTGGCCCGCGTTGCTATTGGTCACTTTTTTTATGAGCCCAACCGTTTAAAAGATGAAGTTGCTCAACTTCAAGCACAAGAAAAAGCCATATATCGGTGGTTAAAAGCCGCTAAAAAAGATAACCGTATGGATTTTGATGACATTGACCAAGTGGTTGAAGAGTTGGATAGCCTTGTAAAAGGGCAATGTTTTTGGCCTCAATTGTTTAAGCTAGAAGACCCTTTAACTGATGCCCGAAAGTTAGATATTGCTAAAAGTACGGCCGCACTTATTTTGTGTCGGTACGAGGTTAGCTCGCAACAACCTGCATAA